In the genome of Fusarium poae strain DAOMC 252244 chromosome 1, whole genome shotgun sequence, the window CTGGCAAGGGTAACACTCCATTGCGACCCTCCATTTCTACTGGAGTGTATGTATGTCGTTCCATATCCATTCGGCACTCAATATTCTTCGACTCAATACTTTCAGGAAGTTTTACATGTTTGGCTCTATTCCATAGCTGATGTGATGGGAAAACCAGTTCGCATTGTGAATCTCGAAATCTCAAGACGATATAGTTTCTACCCGGGTTGGTCGTCGGTTCACTAAAAGGGACTAAAAGAATCGGGCCTTTGGATTATTGGCCTACACGGCACATTTCATATCATTCGTATTCCACTTCCATCCGTCAGAAGCGTCTGAAAAGGAGTTTTCGATATTGTTCATTTGGTATCCATGGCTGATGCCAATTCAAAAGATTTGTCAGCATTAGAGCGATACAAGTATACGCCGATTGAGGATAACTACTCGGTTCGCATTTTAACATTGGAACCCGGCGCTGGCGATGAGCCATTAGTCGGTCATCTAGGCTTCGAGAACCTTGGTCTGAGTCCGCGGTATGAAGCGATTTCTTACTGCTGGGGTACCGATGGTCGTTCGTCAGAGATCATCTGCGATGGAGAATCTCTTGCGTTGACAAAAAGCATTGAGGGGGCACTTCGTCGTATGAGACATGCCACCTCTCAGCGTCGTCTCTGGGCAGACCAAGTCTGTATCAACCAATACGATATTGCGGAGCGCAGTCAGCAAGTCGGTCTCATGAATGCCATATACAAAGGAGCAGATCATGTCTTGGTCTGGCTGGGCGATGACCACGAGGGTGTCGCGCATGATGCCGTGACTATGATACACTACCTCGACGGCGTATTTAATAATGAGGAGATACATAATGAATTCAAAAGGGTTCACTCGGAGGAGCTTTTGAAACAAGACAGAACACCCTGGGTGCCTTTTTCCAATCTGACGAGGCTACCGTGGGTGAGTGATTTCCAagagacagcagcaacagctcgCAAGAGGCTTTTTTGCTAATGGGAATAGTTCAGTCGAATGTGGATTGTCCAAGAAATTGGCACGAGTGCACCGGCCACGCTGTACTGGGGAGATGCTGAGATTGACTGGGAGATTCTCTCGTCAGTTGCAGGTGTCTTGAATACCCAGTACCACTATTTGCGCTCAAGGTTTTCAATATTCACTCCCAATATCAGGTATCTGTATCAGAGGTTCGTCGAGCCTGAAGAACAGTACGACTTCAATCACAACCGCGCTGCATTCATCTACGAGCTGCATCGCGCACGGCACTTGCTGGCAAAGGACCCTCGAGACCACGTATACGCCTTTCTGGGCCACTTCTCTCTCAGCACGGGAAGTCAAAGCCTCAAAGAGCTTGTGCCCGATTACAGCAGGCCCATCGAGGACATCTTCTACGATGTAGCGGCCCGAGAACTCTCCGGCTGTGAAACccttcttgtcttgtctgccTGCCATGCAGTGCCCGCGACGTATCGACGCAGACTCATGGAGAGAGGCAATATTCCCACATGGGCTCCAGACTGGCGTATTGTACCTCTTCATCTCATGGGAACACCTGGTTCTCCACACCGAGCATCAGGTAATTTGCTACCAAAGCTGCACATCGATGACAAGAGACGGGCCCTGCATATCCGTGGCGTTCGCTTGGATCACCTGCACCGACCTTCATGGATCTTCTGGCACAATGCTTTCCACTTCCATCGCAACCACAAGAACCCCCGCCGTCTCCCTATCGAAGCTGTGTGGCGCGATATCTGTCGTGGCAACGAGCCATTCAATCTACAAAAGCGCTATCGCAATGGAGAGTCTGCCTTCTTCGCACTTGTGCAGAGTCTCACAAATGCCTGCATCGGAGTGGATCGTTCGCGACCATATGAGAGCGTGCCGAAGGAAGAGTGGCTTGCCAATGGCGCAGCATATCTTGTTCGTGCTCTAAATAGCACTGATGCTGTCAGTCAAGAGATCCAAGACCTTGCACATACAGGCGATGGGTTCAAATGGAGCCATGAGGCGACGTTGATCACGAGGTATCGTGGCTTTGCTATTACTGCTGGGGGGTGGTTTGTGGTTGGTCCTGATATCATGCAAGGTGGGGATGTGGTTGTTATATTATATGGGGGCAAGATGCCGTTCTTAATGAGGAGGCGAGAAGGGGGGACTTGGATGCTTGTTGGGGAGTGCTATGTTCATGGGATGATGGATGGGGAGGTGTTGGGATTTAAGGGGTTGCGAGAAGAAGAGTTTGTTGTTCTGTAGATGCTGCTGGATGGAGATACCCCGTTGGATGGTTATGAATATGACACCAGTGAATGATCAAAAGGCATGTTTGTATAGTCACTTTGTCTTTCGTATATATTACAAGAATAAGATAATGTTCATATGACAGTCTCATTTGCCGAATCAAGCTATCGTGCTACATAACAACAGGTATTCCATATGTGCCTTGAAAATGTCCTGGGTATTTCCTAGGGAGTGTGTAAATGTACCAATTCGCCCACCAAAACGCCTACTCAAAATAATTCCCAGCATGTTACAAAATCTCATAACGATCGTAAGAAGCAAAGGGTATAGCCCATACACCAACCATCCTTGATCAATCTCGATTCCACAGTATACCTCCCTTCAGACTACTCAAATACTCTCCCGCGCATTGACTGGTGCTGCTCCAATGACGCTGATATCGTCGTCACTGTCGTCCATTGGTCGATGTCGAGGTGCGTCGAAATCTTTGGTTATAACACCAGACATTTGTGGCTGAGAGGGTATCTCATTCGGACTTCGGAGTTCCCAGCTGCCAACACGTTCATGGTGGACTCCCTGCTTCGTCACAACCACATCTGCGTCGCCGTCTTTCTTCTCTGGTCCTTTAAAACCTCCCGCAGCGCCTCCTACGGCGGCAGCAGTGCTTGGAGGTGCATCTGGAGCCTGCTTACGCCGAATTCGGAGACCTCCACAGACGAACAAGCACGCTACCACGAGAGCCACGGCAGTGAATGCGATGACTGCGCCGATGATGCCTGCTATAACCGGGCCCAACGAGGAAGAATCATCGCCCAAGATATCGTCGTCCGAGTTAGAATCTATGCACCAGGGAGCTAGTGGTGGGCCACAGATATCGCACCATTGACTAGGTGACGTTCCAAGCTGAGCCATGATCTGGATGAAGCGGGTGTATGCGATACCATCAGGGCCAGACTTGAAAATTGGCTGGTTGCGGAAAGGCTCGTCAGCATCTGCGGAAGCACGATATGACATTCTGACTCTCAGGGTGTCTATTGAAGGCATTCGGCCAGGGGAGTCCGTATCATCACCGAATAACTCGAAGATAAGTGCTGCACCGGGCTCGGGGAGAGATGACCATGGTTGCTGTTCTTCATTGTCTTTCGTGAGAAGACCCGAGAGAGAGATGAAGCTGACTATGGGCTCGATTGAGCCGAACATGAATGTGAGTTTGTTGTAGCTACTTCCCCAGCGGATGTTGTTCCTGAACTGTGACATGATTTTGTACGCCAAGGTGCGTCCGGCGATGGAATAGAGGACACCTAGTGGGCTGTCATCGTCAGGCCTGTCAGAGTAACTATTCGCTGCGCGCTCTACTTTAGTAGCGTAATAGTTCAGAAGAGTCAATGTCCCATTTGCGTTGCCTAGCTCCTCGTGAACAGTTTCGTTGTGACGATATTGATAATCGACAAATTGCCAAAGATTGTAGGCGTTCTTGAGGTTGACTGACTTCATGTCGAATGTACCCTTGAGCGGCGGAGTAGAGAAGAGGTCTTGGTAGAAGTTCTGGCTTGATTCGTAAATGTTGTCGAGGGATTCGTGCTCTGTCAGGTTTGCTGATATTTCTGCATACCAGGCTGGACATCTCGAGGTACCTTGTACGCTGTGCGGTGTTAGTCAGAGTTACAGTTTTATATAATTGAGTCTGGCGGCATACGATGTATATTCTGGGTCATTGATACTTGGAATGCGAACATTGGGATACTGATATCCGTTGAGAGGATATTCTGTCTTGTTGTCACTGGATTCCAAATTCACGGCTATTTCTTCACCTCCGGTATTGTCGTCAAAGGCGTTGGGCGCGGGTGGATAAAAGCCTTGCATGAAAGCCAAAGCACTGCCAGATACCCATTCATCTGTTTGCGAGATGATTTCAAGCTCTTGGTTGTCAATCACATCAGGTTTAAGATCCTGAAGATATGCTGTCTGTATGTTCTCATAGTCTGAATCATTCACACCATTTGGAATATAGCGAGCACGGAACGCAGTCCCTTGTCGCCATAATTGCTGCGCGCCCTCGGGAGTGAGGACAGTACGTAGTTGAGTTTCTGGAGTGATTTCGCCATGGTTGACGAATGCGACAGCAGCCCAGACCTTGTTTGACTGCGCAGAGACAACAGATGTGAGAGGTAAGACTGCGATGAGCTTCTTGAGAAGAGCCATGTTAGGCAATGCGCAATGCAGCAGCAAGAAATTTACTTGGAACAATGGTAGAGAAACCTCTTCCGGTACCGTTGAGCTGGTGAGGTGAGACAAAGTAAAGAAGAGataagagagagaaagaaaggctCAGCTCGAAGAGGTGAGGGCCATAGATAGCTTATTGAATGAACAAGCTGCAGCTGCAATAGATCGTCATGTACCAACACCTGATTGAGTTACAGCATAAGCCGAGCAAGTATCGTGTACATGCTTCCAACGTGCAGCTACCGCGGCACGCGAACTCCCTCGCAACATGGCAATGGCGTTGGTTTCAACAAGGCTACAAATGATGTGCTCATGCTCGAAGCGGGGAGACCAAAAGCAAGCGCATGGAGGGCCAGAAAGCCACAAGATAGGTCAGCACTTGGTGATACGATCCAATAGGCTGGGTTAAGAGTGGTCGAAATGGCTGCAGCCCAACTTGTTTAAGAAGAGTTTAAGTTGGAGGGATGTTACGGTATTGGTGCGGggtgaaagaggaagaagaataaCTACCTAGTCTGCTAGTAAAGGTGGCTGGGACAAGAACGATAAGCCCGGCTTTGGTATGTTGTTGGTTGAAATAGAGTTGGAGTTCTGGAAATGGACAAGATCTCGATACTCGATACTCGACTTTACAAGCCATATATTCGATTGATTAGGTATGGTCCTAAAGCCCCAGGTTATACATGAAGAGAATTCTTATGGTAGGGTTTCTCCAATTGACTTGTACCTCTGGTGAATTGATTGACAATTTAGCCTTTTGATACGAACAAAAAGGCTTTGGTCTAAAGATGTTGACGTCAGTTGTTTCTGGGTCTAAATGTTTGGGAGAGCTAAACTATCACTGGAATCATTCGCTTCAGCAGATGAACTACCGATGGTATCAAAAGCCTTTAACACCAGACATCCTTGAAATTTACCCAAAACTTTTTACCAACTTTTCCCTATAGTAATTCATCAGTTTTGTCTTTGATGCAACTCCAAGGTAGTGAatacctgcctacctactaaggtatctacctacctaggttagtagttgAATTAGCCAGCAATTGTGAAATACTAAGTTCTTTGCTACTAACCCTATAGTTATTCCATATGACACCGTCTTCTACAGGTAAAGCGATTTTAAGCTATCAACAAGATAGTTTTAGAGGAtctatttattcttaaagtATGAGCGGTCAAGTGACATGATTTGCCTGTTGATGCGAGATTTTCATTATGTGGTTTGGTAAAGACAAATGTCCGCATAATGGGACACTTCGATTCAAGACGAGTCTGTCACTAAGCAATAACATGCGAGATCATAGGACTGTCACTTTGAAAAACATAGCAAAACGCTAGAGAGTGTCACGATCCACTATCACTGATAAATTTACCAGCCAAAAATGCTTGTTGGAGAGAATCGAAAAGTGACAAATCTTGTTGTCGACAGGGAGTTATTCTTGAATATGGTTTATAAGTTCTACGTATCGGCCACTTTTCgactttaaaatttcttCATGATATATCAAGATAGCATGCCCATAGTTCTTAACATGTATATCCATGAGTCTTGCTGATAGACTCATGGATGCTAGACTTATTATATGCACATTTACAAGCTGCCACCCGTTAGGGATCCACCAGAATCCTGCCATTTTCGACTTGAACAAGTCGCTGCTTAACAAACAACATGCCTGGATAGGGTTTGAAGCATCTTTCGTTTGAGCACGCGTTCCGTTACCAACATGCCCTTATGCGTTGTCACGCTGGTGAGAGAGAGGTTCGACTGATGAGACACCTTTGTAGCTGGGCTAGTAACTGGTCGCCCTACTGCCCCGCCTGAGCCGTCAACAGggactaggtaggtaggtatctattCCACAGGTAAGGCACCAGAATCGTTGAGATACATGGAGTAATATGTACTCTGTTAGTTCAAGGAGGGATAGAACACGACTGGGACAGTCAGTCTGCGACGATAACTTGAGAAGTAAATACGGGGTCCCAAGATAGAGAAGCAAAGGAAGGGTGACCACAGGACGATAATGAACCCTTTTGTCAATGTAATATGAGAGGTAGTGGTTTGCGTCACCAGGTTCGGAAGGACAAGACACTGCCCCTAGCTTTTCGGTCCCAGGTTCCAGAAGACAAGCATTCTTATCAATCTAATCAAGCTGCATCAGATTAACATCTTTAAAATGCGCCGACAGCCACTTGACTTGCATGTCGTATTTTTATTCAAAGTTTTACATCAATGCTATTTGACAACAAACATTCCCACGAGTCTTATAGTCACCATAACATGTTTAAGCAGGACATCAAAGGGGACATTGATGTAAATGATTAAATGAATCGCCCTGCTTACGTCTATTCCTAAAGTAACTGATTTCTTTGTTAAAAGGGGGCCATCTTTGTCGCCATGATAATGG includes:
- a CDS encoding hypothetical protein (SECRETED:SignalP(1-19)~TransMembrane:1 (n7-18c26/27o455-479i)) gives rise to the protein MALLKKLIAVLPLTSVVSAQSNKVWAAVAFVNHGEITPETQLRTVLTPEGAQQLWRQGTAFRARYIPNGVNDSDYENIQTAYLQDLKPDVIDNQELEIISQTDEWVSGSALAFMQGFYPPAPNAFDDNTGGEEIAVNLESSDNKTEYPLNGYQYPNVRIPSINDPEYTSVQGTSRCPAWYAEISANLTEHESLDNIYESSQNFYQDLFSTPPLKGTFDMKSVNLKNAYNLWQFVDYQYRHNETVHEELGNANGTLTLLNYYATKVERAANSYSDRPDDDSPLGVLYSIAGRTLAYKIMSQFRNNIRWGSSYNKLTFMFGSIEPIVSFISLSGLLTKDNEEQQPWSSLPEPGAALIFELFGDDTDSPGRMPSIDTLRVRMSYRASADADEPFRNQPIFKSGPDGIAYTRFIQIMAQLGTSPSQWCDICGPPLAPWCIDSNSDDDILGDDSSSLGPVIAGIIGAVIAFTAVALVVACLFVCGGLRIRRKQAPDAPPSTAAAVGGAAGGFKGPEKKDGDADVVVTKQGVHHERVGSWELRSPNEIPSQPQMSGVITKDFDAPRHRPMDDSDDDISVIGAAPVNARESI